The genomic region AAAAGGAAGGATGAATCGTTCTACCTGCTTTCTACTTGCTTACTTCGAACGCCTTGATAGGGCGGTATTGTATGATTAGCTACTGACTAGAGACGCGAGTGAATGGATCTGCATGCGAGATGAGATGAGATACCAACGAGACTCTACTACACCATCGTCCGCCCGGGACAACTGTCGCTACTGATTCTATACAACAGGAACTCGCTGCGAATAAGACAAGAGATGACAGGAGTGTGATACAATCTTATAATGGTAAGGGGTCATCTGGAAGTCCTTCGTGCAATAGCGACCACGTCAGTGAATCGAGCTGACCAGGATGCAGGACTTATCTCCCACAAAGTCCCGGTCGACTACTCTCCGCTGTCGACCAGGACACGATATTATGCGTTGCTCCCAGCATTTGTTCGCGTGTGACTACAGTTGAAAGGCTTGGAACTCGAAGTGCACATCATCTCACTTTGACAGATGAACTGTCAAGGACTGGATGAGATCGACAGTTCAGCAGACTATATACCATGGCTGCTGCAGCAGTTTGCAATGCTACACGGAGCTCAAGCATCTGTTGTATGGACTCCCAAACCAGCAGCTGGAGCCTCCAACTCCAACATCCTGCTCATGTGGCGTGAAAACACAATGATCAAGGCGTTCCGTTCCTGCGTACAATGAGGGGCAGCAATGGCGTTCAGACAATCTGCGCGCAGACAAAGTTCAGACCAGTCCATGTTCCAGGAGGGGTAATTCCAGCGAGTGATGGGCAATGCGAGCTCGAAGCTCTATGGGGTTCAGACGTCACTGTCCAAGACTTTGAACATTGAATCATTTGAAGACTTGCTGGTGTTACCCGGTCGCCATACATCCCTTGTGCTACCAGCTGGAGAACGTCAGAGCAAAGACCAAGCCAGGACACAGCGACACCGCACAAGATGCCTTACTCAACGAAAGCAATGAAGAAGCTGGAGCACAGATCCCTCATCACAGCACCGAACAACTTGACATATTCGTACTACCTCTCCCCCAACTTCTCCCAGAAGCTATCCAAAGATGTCCCCACCCTCATGTTCGTCCACGGCTATCCAGATGACGCCTACATGTGGGCAGGCGCCATCCCTACCTTCCTCGAAATGCCCTACCCATTCCTCGTGCTGGACCTGCTAGGTTTCGGCCACAGCTCTAAACCCGTCGAGACGAAGAATTACAACTACAAAGCCATGGCAGACTCCATATCGCAAATCCTCGATAAGGAGAAAGTGCCGAATAGTGTTATTCCTATCGGTTCGTGTTCACCTCCAACCACGCCTCCAGAACGCTTGCTAACACAACACACGTCAGGCCACGACTGGGGCAGCGCAACCTCCCAACGCTTCTACCTCTACCACAAATCCCGCTGCATCGgcctctccctcctctcccTAGCCTACCAAGTCCCCTCCCCCACCGCCTTCGACCTCGCAACAGCCAACGCCGACACCACGAAACGCTTCGGGTACCCGCAATGGGAGTACTGGAACTTCTTCACAGCACCGAACGCCGCTGAACTAATGCGGCATAACATGGAGCGcttcttcgaagtcaaccaCGGAAACTTCCCCTCGCCGAACAAGGAGACTGACAATAGCCCGAAATCGGGCCCGCTCGCGACGAAGGGAGATGAGCCGGGGAGGGATATTTGGATGAGGGAGATGTTTGATACGGGGGATGGGACGGTGGAGGGGAATGCGATGTATCAGTACGTCACGCAGACGGGTGCGTGGAAAGGGAGGATTGTGGAGTTGAAGGAGTATGCGAAGAATGACCCATCCATCTTTGAGAGGTTCCGGGAGAGGATGAGTCGCGATGGGTTCGAAGGTCCGGTGCAGTATTATCACAGTCTGAAGAATAATACTATGCTGGAGGATGAGAGGGCGTTGTGTGAGAAGGAGGAGAACAAGAAGATTGAGGTGCCGTTGCTTTATATTGGGCAGACGGGGGACTGGGTTTGTAGGGTTGATTTGATGGGTGACGCGGTGCAGCAGGGACTTGTGGGGGATTTGGAGGAGAGGGTGGTGGATGCGGGGCATTGGTGTTTGTATGAGAAGCCGGAGGAGATTGCGGCGAATATTAAGGAGTGGCTTGAAAGAAGATTTCCCGTGAAGAAGTAGGAGAGAATGTGGAGAAACGTTGTCCTCGTGGTTGGTAACAGGGTATCATTGTTCGGGGTCCCCCCACAGGCTATGCACTCTAGCACTTGCTTCTTTGCTAATGCACATTGTTCCGCACACAGCCTTGATGCCATCGACATTCCCTAGACCTAGCGCTGCTAGACCTAGGTAGCTGTGGTAGAGATCTGGTAGATCGCCGGGGTACTTGCCGAAGCCACCGAGAGCAGAGTGCTGGGTCTTACCAAGCAGGTAGTTTTCGATGAGCTCTTTGTTGTATAAGGTGGGCTGATCCAGCATGTGTAACGCGCCGCAGGTCCACCAGGCGTAGCAAGTGTCTGCTACTTTGTTTGTGCGGCCGTTCATGCCAGCTTCCAGGGTCACTGGCCCGAAGGGTGTCATAACATCTGCAGGGTCGACGGTTGACTTGTCAGGACTTTGGTGGATCGGGGTATCAGGGTCAGAGATCAACTTTGGCTTCTCTTCCATGCCGTCTTGCAATGCTGCACTCTCAGTGATATCTTCGTCTTCCGCATCAGGGTCAAGGAGATCCGTTTGCCGATTGACAAGCCAGCTCAACGTCAAGTTCAGATCCGAAGGTCCAGTCGGTCTTGACCTGTCATCCTCTCCCGATGTTCTTAAACGGCCGATGAACTTCAGACAGCCTAAGGAGCAGAAGGTGTAGCCTGCATGTGGTTCGTGAAAGGGCTGATCCGCGAGACCACCGTCAAAGCTCTGTTTTGATGTTAGTTCGGTGCACCTGACCATGTCAGCACATACTCACCTCTGCGAGCTGAACACACTTGACGTGCTTGTCCACATCGATGTCCTCAACAACAACGCCGTCAATGGTTAGTGGACCATCTTCGATATCGCCACGCAGAATGCGCCTTGCACCAGTAGCACAATAGCCAAAGCGTGGGTCCATGCCACCCTCTACTACTCCATGCACGAGCGTCTCACCAAAAGATCCGTCGTCCCGCTGCATCTGCCGCAACCAGTCCAGCGTCTCTCTCCGCTTGACGCGTTTGAGATCATCGCCCACGACCAACAGTGCTGACAAAGCAAAGTATGTTGCTGGCACATTCGCAGGATCCCATCTGGCGTTGTCCTCGTTAGCCAGTACGCCGAAGTCAGTTCCGGGCCACATGCGGAAACCGCCCTTGGGATGTTGACAATGGTAGATCCAGTCTACATAGTCCTTTCGTTCTTGTTCGTTGGTCATAGAATGCCATGAGTCCAGAAGGTCCAAAGCCGAAATTATGAAAAAGGCCAGATACATTCGATTGCTCTCATTGCCAGTATAATGGTGTGGCAGCAATGTCTTCAGGCATCTCGTCCAGTACTTGACATGCCTTGGCTTGTGCCGGACTCATGTCAACACACAAGACCCGTCGTAACGTTCCCGCAAATCTCACCTTGTCCAGGCAAGCCGCCTCATTGCGCCCAGCGCTCATTTCTTCGTTCGTAATTGATCTCGTCCAAAGCTCATCGTCGTACTCTCAGCTCGTCTTCCGCGCACATAGTACCTCAATACCGGGAAATGCAAGAACAGCAGACAGGTTCCGGTGAAAGTAATCAAACGCCACACAGCCTTCGGAGCTACGAAACAGCGAAGACTTCGCATCAACTCAAATAGATGTGGCGGTGGCTAGTGCGGAGCTAGCGCGTACATCCCTGTCAACTTTAGGCAGAAAGCGCGTCTGAACGTTGCAAGGATCTACATCAAGTTCAAGTGGCACTTCAAAGCATCAATTCGCGACTTCACTTCACTTCATCGCAACACACACCATACACACTTCGCCATGGCGCCGCGCAGAGAGCACGCTGTGGCGACTGTGTTCTCAACGCAAGTGCGATCGCATGATCAAAAGTCGATAGTGGTCGAAGCTGGGGGGTTTACGCCGACGAGATGGTTCCTGGAGCATGGATCACGGCCAGTCGCAAACGATGATGAACAAGGTCCGCCAAAGAAGCGCAGGAAGATTGAACGCGACCACAAAGAGGCCGATGACCCATCGACTGCACTGGAGCACATTCCCCTTGCTCAGGTCGCGATCGACTTCCACTTTCCACAGACAGCGCATTCGCGTGGCGCATCCGATCAGAGGATCCTCGATGATGTCGACTATACGGACATGCCACAGCTGGAGGTTGCGCTTGTCAGTGTCGGGGACGACGATCATGGTGTCAAGTTGCGCTTGTCTACTCCAGGAAGCAGGCAGTCTGTATTGATCCTCGAGTCGGATTCAATACCACAGCACACTCTTGAGTACCTCCGCAAGTTGGCGATCCCTGGCTACCATCTAGCAAACGCTCCATACAGAACACGAAGCGCAGAGCAACCGGCCACGATCACTAAGTGCACGTTGACCCGATCGAGTGGTCAGCTATACACTGTCATCAGATTCGCGGCAACACTCTCATGGCTGGATGGTGCTTCCGCTTTCACTGCAGGCGCGCCGACTGGCACTTCCAGGATCTATCCGGACGAGGACTTCCTACTCGAGGCATTCCCAGATCACAGAAAAGCGGCTGCGAACCTCGACGACCAGCCATGGACTCCACAGGATTTCTACGAAAGCGTACATGTGCCTCCCAAAGACGCCAGCGTAGAGGGCTACCGGGATGTACTTGATGTTGATCTGTACCCTTTCCAGAAGCGAGCAGTATCTTGGATGATTACACGTGAAGGCGCAGGCGAATCCACTGGCAGCCCTCAAAGTGACTTCTACACCTCGGTACAGGATCTCAACGGTGACGAATGCTTCGTGGATCATCTCCAGGGCATAGTGTCACGCAAGCTGCCAGATCAAGATGGCGCGCTCTCAGGTGGTCTGCTTGCAGAGGAGATGGGCCTGGGGAAGACGGTCGAGCTCATGGCACTTGTTTCGCTACACAACAGAACCTCTCTGTCCCCGAACAAGGTTCTCGACTCGGCTTCAGGCACTCAGGTCATACAATCACGAGCAACGTTGATTGTCACGCCTGCCTCGATCTTGCAACAGTGGCAAAGCGAGCTCAGCCGCCATGCCCCACATCTCAACGTGTACCACTATCAAGGCATTCCTGGCAGCAAGAAGAAGGATCCAACCGTCGACAATCTGATGAAGGAACTTGCAACGAGCTACGATGTGGTCCTGACGACATATGCCGTGCTGACACGTGAGGTGCATTTCGCAGAAGATCCGCCAGCGCGCAATATGCGACACGCGCCGAAATTCAAGAGAAAGAGAAGCCCACTGGTCCAGCTTGAATGGTGGCGTATCTGTATCGATGAGGCGCAAATGGTAGAGTCCGGCGTGACCAGCGCAGCTCGTGTAGCGCGCCGGCTGCCGAGAGTACACAGCTGGGCGGTAACCGGCACACCATTAAAGAAGGACTTTCAAGATCTCCATGGTTTGCTGATATTCCTCCGCTATGCACCATTGAGTGAAAGCGCCAAGCTTTGGAGCCATCTCGTCTGGAAGCACAAGCACTTGTTCCGCCACGTCTTCGGGAAGGTTGCGCTCCGGCATACAAAGGCGCTTGTTCGCGAAGAATTGCGACTACCACCACAGAAGCGCGTGGTCGTGACAGTGCCCTTCTCTGTGATCGAGCAGCAGCGATACACGGAGTTGTTCCAGGAGATGTGCGAAGAAGTTGGCCTCAGTGCAAGTGGCGCACCGATCACAGATGGTTGGGATTCCAAGCATGAGAGCACGCTCTCGAGTATGCGATCTTGGCTCGTTCGGCTGAGGCAAACTTGTCTACATCCGCAGGTTGGTGGAAAGAACCGAAAGGCTCTGGGAAGAGGAAACGCGCCCCTACGCACAGTCGCCGAAGTGCTCGATGTCATGATCGAGCAGAATGAGACGACCTTGCGCGTTAAGGAGAAAGACGTCATCACAGCAGCATTGAAGCATGCTCATATAGTTGGCAATAATGGACAGGACGACCACCGCAGCGAGCAAGCGCTCAACATCTACAAGGGCGCCTTCGCTACTACGCAAAAGATGTTGGAAGATGCGAGACAACAACTCGATAACGCGAAAGCAAGCCGCGCCAAGGAGACCGACGGCGACACCGAGACAGAGGACGAATCTTCAGACTCTTCGCAAGCACTGTCGCGTTACCGTGTTGCTTTTCGAGAGGCGCTCAAGCTTCATCATGTGTGCACTTTCTTTACAGCAACTGCGTACTACCAGATCAAGACTAATGAAGCACTGACTCTGGAGGGCTCGGATCAATTCAAGCGGCTCGAGGCGAAAGAGATTGAGCTCTATGACATCGCCAAAGCGTTGCGAAGGAATATTCTCATCGACATCTCCCGAAAAGCTGAAGGCTCCATGCAGCAGATCAAAGACCTCGAAGGTCAAGGTACGGCAACGAAGCTGCCGAAGATCAAAGACTTGGTAAGTCTCGGTGGCATCGAAAGTCGCAAGATCGTCGAGAAAGCCGATGATCTGTTCGACGTCATCCGCCAGCAGGCGAAGGTCATACAGAATTGGCGTTCAAAGATGGCAGAATACCTCACGAAGCCACTTGTTGATGAGGAAACTGATGGCGTAGAGACCACTGGTGATGAGTATGAAGATTCTACGAAGCAACAGGACGAACTCTATGTCTACTTTGACGCGCTAAAAGCAATGCACGCCGATCTGAATACCCTGATCACCGGTGAGACAGCGCCACTGATTGACATCGAAGTGAAGGGTCTCGTGAGAGCAGCCAAGACATACCTTAACCCAGAGACACCAGAAGAGCTGAGGCCGCAAGGTGTGCATGCACCAGAGTTGGTGCTTGAGCTGTTTGGAACCCGGAACAAGTTCCATGCACAGCAAAAGGATGTCAGCTCCGTTCAGAGATTGATACAGGAAGCTCGTACCGTTGAGACGGTCCTCGACTATCATCAGACTGGATCCCGTGCTGAGGCCGAGCATACGATTGTCAAGCAGTATCTCACTGCGCTCCAAAGCATCAGCTTGTCATATCGCAAGGTTCTATTGGGTCTTGAAAAGGAGATTGAGCTGTTTCGCACTACCCAAAACCAGCGAGTTGAGTTCTATCGCCAGCTGCAGGAACTTTCCGATGCTGTTCAGCCGTACAAGGAAGAGCTCGACGAGCAGCTTGACCAAATTGCGTTGACACTCGCTATGGATTACGAAGAGCTCGCGGTTCAGGAGAGAGACAGACATCGATCGCGACAACGCTTTCTCTTATCCATGAAGGACGAATCGGGATCGCAGTCAGAGCCCAAGACTTGCATTATCTGCACCAATACCTTCGAGAATGGCGTGATGACTGTCTGTGGCCATCAGTATTGCAAGGAGTGTATCACGCACTGGCACAAGTCGCATAAGAGCTGTCCGATGTGCAAGCGCAAGATCTCTCACAACGACATGCACCCGATCACACTGAAGCCACGCGAGGCACGTGCGCGAGAGGAAGTGCAGTCCGAGGCATCGTCAGATGGGTCCAGCTTGTCGTCGCCCTCTTCACAATCGTCAATCTACACCGATGTGGATTCAAAGCTCCTGGACGAGATCAAGACCATCGACTTGCCAACCTCTTACGGCACCAAGGTCGATACGCTAGGTCGACACCTACAGTGGATCCGGGAGCATGACCCAGGCGCCAAGTCCATCGTGTTCTCCCAGTATCGCGAGTTCCTGGATGTGCTCGGTACTGCGCTTAAGGAGTTCAAGATTGGTTATGCACGACTAGGACGATCCGGTGCAGCTGAGAAGTTCCGAAACGATCCCAGCATCGACTGTTTGCTGCTCGATGCAAAGACTGACTCTTCTGGCCTGACACTGGTTAATGCTACCCACGTCTTCATTTGCGAGCCTCTCATTCAGACTGCTGTCGAGCTGCAAGCGATTTCTCGAGTGCACAGAATCGGACAAACGCGACCAACCACTGTGTGGATGTATCTGATCACTGATACTGTGGAggaagcaatctacgagatGTCAGTCGCTCGCCGCCAGGCTCATGTCCAGGCACGACTGCAGTCTAAGAGAAGCGAAAAGTCTCGATCATCGACGCCGGCCCCGATGCAGGAGAATGCCATTGATGCCGCAAACTCAGAAGAGCTGCAGGCGGCACCGTTGACAAAGCTTCTGGTTCCTGGTAAGGGAGGTGGTGAGGTGGTTGGCAATGGTGATTTGTGGCAGTGCTTGTTCGGGAAGGCTCAGAAGGCGACCAGTACTGCTGCAGAGCAGGAACTCGGTCGTCATTTGAGAGCTGAAGCTGCTGAGCAGCGTCATGAGGCCTCGGCAGCGTAGAGCTGTTGTTGGGGCGTTACGACAGAACTGGGAGGTGGACTCCCGAGCGCTGTTTTGCAGCTTGACATGAAGATGGATCCACGAATCGCTTGCACGTAGAAACTTGATACCCCATGCAAATGCAAATGGCAACATGATAAATGACAATGTCTCTCACTTTTTGAGCACGGGCCACATATCTCAAGCTCCATCTCAGATCCCCATTCTCCATCCACAATTCCTCACCCACCACCATCATCACCACGATGTTCGCCCTCCGCGCTCTCCGCTTAGCGCCCTTCCGCCTTGCGCACCGTTCTCAGCCCCTCCGCCGCTATGCAACTGGACAACAACCCCAATACCAAGCTCCTACTTCAGCGTCAAAACCCAGCCCCCACCGCGAATTCTACCGAGGCGGGCTAGGACGCGCCGTGGCGTTCAATTTCTTGGTCGCGATGGCGACGTTTCAGGTCATTTATTGGGGATGGTTGAAGTTGGAGAGTTTGGAGGTCAAGGAAGAGAGGACGAGCGAGATTGAGAGGCTTGAGGGGGAGGTTGGGAGGTTGACAGGGGTGAAGACGGAGAAGGAGCGGTGATGTGTTGGAGCTTGGAATCAGTGGTACTGCGGAGACTTTTGCGATGGAGATGATGAGCGTGGACGGGTTATGGAAGAGCAGTCCTTGGCCTGTGCCTTTGTGGACGCGGCAGTCTGCAGTGAAGAGTTCTGGCGCTTTAGACATCTGTCGATGCATCAGATGACATATCGCATCTTGAAGCAGATGTACAGATGAAGTCTCCAATGAAGGTTCTAGCGCGGACAAGAAGCAGCGCGCGATGGCGTTGGATGATACGGGAAGTTAGCATCACAACAGGCCATCGAGCAGGACACATCCCGACGAGTTCCCTTCCTGTGCTCTGGACTCCACGGACACGGTTCATTGCACACATGCGACCCTTAGGGCCAGGGGAGAAATGCTTGCTCCGCGACCTTTAGACGACAAGTCCAGAAGCTATGGCATGATCTGAATGGGCTTGGTTGCAGGCTGTGGAGACAGCGAGCAGAAATGCGTTTTTGTGGTATGAGGACCTCCCACATGTCTTTTTCCCGAGGAGTTGGGGATGATACGGGTGGTCTGAACACTCAAGATGCTACAGTGTATATGTCTATGATAGCACAACGCCGACTGCGGCTCAAGAAAGTCCCAGTAGTAGCTACCATGACCCAAAACCACTCAGAGTCCCGAGCTGTCTCTCGTTCAGATGCAGTATGCGATCATTCTTCAACGAATGTGAACCGTGATATCGGTGCCATAACGCATTCCGTGAATGGAGATGGCTGGTAAAGTGGTGCATTTACCACCGCGATAAAAAAACGcgctagtagacgcgccttccTTGACGCGACGCAAAGCTGTTTCTTCGGCAAGCGCGCTCGAGTACCTTCTCTCTCTACAACACACCACACCTTCCACACCACCTTTGTGTTCCGCATTGCGCTTTCTGCTTTTCCGCTTTGCACCTTCCACACCGCGATCATGCCTGCCACAGTTCTGGGCAAGAGAACTCGAAGCGCCGCTGCTGCAGCAAGCACGAAGCCTTCGACAGAGGAAACGGACAGGCGCGTCACAGCTGCAGTATCATGCACAAGCAATGCATCCACAGCAACACGATCAAAGCGACGGATAGCGATCAATGAGCCAAATGATGAGAACGAGAACCCATTCATCAAGCACAAAGATGCCGAGGATGAGGGCGAAGAGGACGTTGAAACGAGGCCCACGAAGAAGACGCGATCATCGGGAAGGACTGCACCTGCTAAGCATGGCGTGCCCGAATCTCGTGTCGAGCAGTCTCCTGCCAAAGTTGAATCACACTTCAAAGTTTCCAAGGCTGCGGCGATCGGCGTGTACCAGGACGGCAAGAGCGACCAAGAAAACGTGGAACCTCAAACACCAAGGCATCGCGATCAGCTGTCGAAGAAGGTGCCCGTCACACCCCGGCACAGAGTCCTCATTGCCGGTAGCCAAGTCACACCACGAACGCCGAAGACACCACACACCCCATCTATCGCCAACTCTGTCTACAATCAAGCACGACAGCTTTTCTCGAGATGCTCAAATCCTGGACGATTGGTTGGCCGCGAAAGCGAGCGGGCAGATATCTCGAGCTTCATCAAGCATGCGGTCGAATCGAAAACGACAGGATGCCTGTACGTGTCAGGACCACCAGGCACAGGCAAGAGTGCGATGCTGGACGAGGTGATTCAAGAGCACACCAAAGACAGCCAGATTCCCGTTGCGGTGGTTAACTGCATGAGCGTACGAAACACAAAAGACTTGAGCCAAAAGCTGTCAGAAGACCTGAACATCAAGGAGAACGCGGGCCTCGAGCACCTCCGATCATGCTTCGTCCGAGGCAAGGCACGAGACAGCCAGAAATATCTGGTGGTTCTGGACGAGGTGGACCAGCTTGTGGATCTGGACCTTGAGCTTCTGTACAGCCTCTTCGAGTGGTCGATGCACAACACATCTCGACTCATCCTGATCGGTATCGCAAACGCTTTGGACTTGACAGACCGCTTCCTGCCACGGCTGAAGTCTCGCAACCTGAAGCCAGAGCTTCTCCCCTTCATGCCATACAGCGCAGCGCAAATTGCAGACGTGGTGACTTCAAAGCTCAAGACTCTGAACTCGGAAGACTCGCAGAACGTACCATTCTTGCACCCAGCAGCGATTCAATTCTGCGCGAAGAAGGTTGCAGCACAGACTGGAGATCTCCGCAAAGCATTTGACATCTGCAAAAGAGCGATTGATCTGGTGGACCGCGAGACTCGCGAAAGGGATGCAAAGGCTATTCTGGAGAACAGTCCATCGAAGACACCGCTGATGGAGAATATCAACCTCTCATCGCCAGCAAAATCGCCAGCAAAGGATCAGCCCAAGTACACTGTCGAGACTGCGCCAAAGGCGACTATTGCACACATGGCACGAGTGACGGCATTGGCATTCAGCAATGGCGCAACACAACGACTCGGCGGACTCAACCTGCAGCAGAAAGCAGTTCTCTGCGCTTTGGCAGCTCTGGAGAGACGCAAAAGAGAGACTCAAGTCGAGAAGACGATGTTCGCTACACCGTCGAAGACAAACAACAGCAGTGCACCATCTGTCAAACAGCTCTTCGAAGCCTACAGCGGTCTCTGCAAACACGAGAACCTCTTTCACGCTCTCTCGAGCCTGGAATTTCGTGACGTCGTCTCTGGACTGGAGACTCTGAGCTTGGTCTCTGGCGTCGATGGAAAGAACGGCAGCTTCGCTGTCCCCATTACACCTTCGAGAACACCTGGCAGGAAGCCGAAGGGTGCCTTCGGCGGTGCTGCTATTGGTGATGAGAGAAGGATTGCAAGTGCAGTCAGTGTTAAGGAGCTTTCTGGTGCGCTCGAGGGCCCCGGTGGAGATCTGCTCAAGGAGATGTTGGAGGGCAATGGATTGTGAGAGATGGTGCATTTCTGGTTTTGATTGTGGTCCTGCGTTTAGCGAGCATGGCATGGCATGGCATGGTGGAGCGATATGTGCATTTGCATTGGACTGCATGGCGAGCGAATTCTGTTTTGGTCTGGATTAGCGAGGCGTTGATGGGAACTTGGTGAGCATAGAGACGACTTGGATAAAGTCGTGCTGGCATGAGATGACCTTGAACGAGGTAGATGAACATCCTGAACACGAGCCTTCTCGAACGCTTTCTTCTGACATCGTTCTTGTTGATGACGGCATGGGACTGCTGCTCATGTCGGCGTTGCCACTCTACAATATCTCCATTCCCGAGAAGTGGCCCCCATCAACAACACTTCAACCTCATCGTGATCAAAAAGTGTTTACCAGAAAGGCCAGTGAAACTAAACCTCACGATTAACATCCGTTCGATCATCGCAAATCATCAAAAACCCACAGCCTATTCCCACAGCCCAGCCAGTACCTCACTGACGGCCTCAGCACTCCAATACACCCATACACCTCCTCACCTTCGTCCCACCACTTCCCCGGCACACCACCTCAACCCTAGCACTTTGAAGGATCAAGCGGACGCAAGCGGACTCGCATCGGCCGACGAGGCGGACGCATATGGCATTTCTAAGCTGCCACAGGATTCGATGCCAGGAACCTGCCTGCAGTAGTGTTTCTTCCGCGAGGGCGGTTGAGAGGTGTGATTGACTGCTGGTGGTGGAGGAGGTGGATCGTCTG from Fulvia fulva chromosome 10, complete sequence harbors:
- a CDS encoding Epoxide hydrolase srdG, with protein sequence MPYSTKAMKKLEHRSLITAPNNLTYSYYLSPNFSQKLSKDVPTLMFVHGYPDDAYMWAGAIPTFLEMPYPFLVLDLLGFGHSSKPVETKNYNYKAMADSISQILDKEKVPNSVIPIGHDWGSATSQRFYLYHKSRCIGLSLLSLAYQVPSPTAFDLATANADTTKRFGYPQWEYWNFFTAPNAAELMRHNMERFFEVNHGNFPSPNKETDNSPKSGPLATKGDEPGRDIWMREMFDTGDGTVEGNAMYQYVTQTGAWKGRIVELKEYAKNDPSIFERFRERMSRDGFEGPVQYYHSLKNNTMLEDERALCEKEENKKIEVPLLYIGQTGDWVCRVDLMGDAVQQGLVGDLEERVVDAGHWCLYEKPEEIAANIKEWLERRFPVKK
- a CDS encoding Geranylgeranyl transferase type-1 subunit beta, with the protein product MSAGRNEAACLDKPRHVKYWTRCLKTLLPHHYTGNESNRMYLAFFIISALDLLDSWHSMTNEQERKDYVDWIYHCQHPKGGFRMWPGTDFGVLANEDNARWDPANVPATYFALSALLVVGDDLKRVKRRETLDWLRQMQRDDGSFGETLVHGVVEGGMDPRFGYCATGARRILRGDIEDGPLTIDGVVVEDIDVDKHVKCVQLAESFDGGLADQPFHEPHAGYTFCSLGCLKFIGRLRTSGEDDRSRPTGPSDLNLTLSWLVNRQTDLLDPDAEDEDITESAALQDGMEEKPKLISDPDTPIHQSPDKSTVDPADVMTPFGPVTLEAGMNGRTNKVADTCYAWWTCGALHMLDQPTLYNKELIENYLLGKTQHSALGGFGKYPGDLPDLYHSYLGLAALGLGNVDGIKAVCGTMCISKEASARVHSLWGDPEQ
- a CDS encoding Cell division control protein 18 gives rise to the protein MPATVLGKRTRSAAAAASTKPSTEETDRRVTAAVSCTSNASTATRSKRRIAINEPNDENENPFIKHKDAEDEGEEDVETRPTKKTRSSGRTAPAKHGVPESRVEQSPAKVESHFKVSKAAAIGVYQDGKSDQENVEPQTPRHRDQLSKKVPVTPRHRVLIAGSQVTPRTPKTPHTPSIANSVYNQARQLFSRCSNPGRLVGRESERADISSFIKHAVESKTTGCLYVSGPPGTGKSAMLDEVIQEHTKDSQIPVAVVNCMSVRNTKDLSQKLSEDLNIKENAGLEHLRSCFVRGKARDSQKYLVVLDEVDQLVDLDLELLYSLFEWSMHNTSRLILIGIANALDLTDRFLPRLKSRNLKPELLPFMPYSAAQIADVVTSKLKTLNSEDSQNVPFLHPAAIQFCAKKVAAQTGDLRKAFDICKRAIDLVDRETRERDAKAILENSPSKTPLMENINLSSPAKSPAKDQPKYTVETAPKATIAHMARVTALAFSNGATQRLGGLNLQQKAVLCALAALERRKRETQVEKTMFATPSKTNNSSAPSVKQLFEAYSGLCKHENLFHALSSLEFRDVVSGLETLSLVSGVDGKNGSFAVPITPSRTPGRKPKGAFGGAAIGDERRIASAVSVKELSGALEGPGGDLLKEMLEGNGL